One window of the Zea mays cultivar B73 chromosome 3, Zm-B73-REFERENCE-NAM-5.0, whole genome shotgun sequence genome contains the following:
- the LOC100273672 gene encoding uncharacterized protein LOC100273672: MDRSINFRGIAGSAGNIMQGMGKFVFGNEGLDSKEDSYVERYLDRISNGTIPDDRRSAMTELQSLVAESRLAQMSFGAMGFPILLNIFKEDREDVELVRGALETFVSALTPIEMSQGPKTEVQPASVNSDLLSRETENISLLLSLLSEEDFYVRYYTIQLLTALLTNSLKRLQEAILLIPRGITVLMDMLMDREFLFIYGRGGWRAALFIIGTV, from the exons ATGGACCGGTCGATCAACTTCCGCGGCATCGCCGGGAGCGCCGGCAACATCATGCAG GGAATGGGGAAATTCGTTTTCGGCAACGAGGGACTCGACTCAAAGGAAGATAG CTATGTTGAGAGATACCTTGACCGGATAAGCAATGGCACCATACCTGATGACCGGAGATCTGCCATGACTGAGCTGCAGTCTCTCGTGGCCGAAAGTCGCTTAGCACAGATGTCGTTTGGAGCGATGG GTTTTCCTATCCTCCTCAATATTTTTAAAGAAGACCGCGAGGATGTAGAGCTTGTGAGAGGTGCACTGGAGACCTTTGTGAGCGCATTGACTCCTATTGAGATGTCACAAGGGCCAAAGACTGAGGTTCAACCAGCATCAGTGAATTCTGATCTGCTGTCTCGAGAAACGGAGAATATTTCTCTTCTTCTGAGCTTATTG TCAGAGGAAGACTTTTATGTGAGATACTACACAATCCAACTTCTAACAGCTCTACTTACAAACTCGCTGAAAAG GTTACAGGAAGCAATTCTATTGATTCCCCGTGGTATAACAGTTCTAATGGACATGCTTATGGATCGTGAG TTCTTGTTCATATATGGCCGTGGCGGTTGGCGTGCCGCCCTCTTCATCATCGGGACAGTGTAA
- the LOC103650582 gene encoding uncharacterized protein has product MNVGFCPARMESLFVGLSHNKPKKSVATAIVREDYICTQGDLALIDFIKEIPCEPRVEVVLIDDAFVERKWMECLFQPSAYLGDEVIDCYINLIKAQKHLKCRSGGRVHIENAFQFNFLKRDGDLEIKTEELYPIKDMTHICSAERRVLLYLDHDMVFIPINIRETHWYLAVIHARNMEIQVLDSLGTSQDRKDLTDSIKGLQRQIDMISQRKELKDHRWPDLQVASWPLREIDMGYAKQTDSSSCGLFLLNYIEYWTGDELSDSFTQDDMSHFRKKMAAILLSSDLNKRRGCLLYKNEKEVDSGSPSDVEILENPTDSNKRKLLHVLDDSEVVFEDEEGPITQADLQRWFVDDWDKRAPVKVSNDGCTNDFLMVGLSTKDMPVTKADSIDVLCDYIMAIEDDTTLERTWVRSFNPFKIEISVKDLQNILTTTQDMILRCFDMAVRLLANKESRKPKEEIINNRKHYMDMRFWRMVGFGKLPKYHQDPTTEELAKTLDCWPSMNYYITGCRYVLMPWKFNGCHALFVIDHVKKHVTFIDFTPTQNWCKHMPYKRFAEAIIMASKKYKIAYNKKRSGWAEDIFKWEHTIQTGVPIDLRGYFLRTTFSAV; this is encoded by the exons ATGAATGTAGGTTTTTGTCCCGCGAGAATGGAATCTCTATTTGTAGGCTTGTCTCATAACAAGCCAAAAAAATCGGTGGCAACCGCAATAGTTCGAGAAG ACTATATTTGCACGCAAGGTGATCTTGCTCTCATCGATTTTATCAAGGAAATCCCTTGTGAACCAAGGGTAGAAGTCGTTCTTATTGATGATGCCTTTGTTGAAAGGAAGTGGATGGAGTGTTTATTTCAGCCGAGCGCATATTTAGGTGACGAG GTTATAGACTGTTACATAAATTtgataaaagctcaaaagcatctAAAGTGCCGATCTGGAGGTCGCGTTCACATAGAAAATGCTTTCCAGTTCAATTTCCTGAAGCGAGATGGTGATCTTGAAATTAAAACAGAGGAGCTATATCCAATTAAAGACATGACACACATATGTAGCGCTGAACGAAGGGTGTTACTTTACCTAGACCATGACATG GTGTTTATTCCGATAAACATCCGAGAGACGCATTGGTATCTTGCTGTGATCCATGcaagaaatatggagatacaagTGCTCGATTCACTTGGTACTTCACAAGACCGCAAAGACCTCACTGACTCT ATTAAAGGACTGCAAAGACAAATAGATATGATATCTCAACGTAAGGAGTTAAAAGACCACAGGTGGCCAGACCTCCAAGTTGCTTCTTGGCCGCTCAGAGAAATAGACATGGGATATGCAAAGCAGACAGATAG CTCTTCATGTGGcctctttcttttgaactatatcgAATATTGGACAGGGGATGAACTGTCTGACAGTTTTACCCAG GATGACATGTCACACTTTAGGAAAAAAatggctgctatattactatcttcagacctgaataagagaagggggtgtctgttatacaaaaatgaaaaagaagTTGACTCTGGAAGCCCATCTGATGTTGAGATATTAGAAAACCCAACAGATTCTAATAAGAGGAAACTACTCCACGTGCTTGATGATAGCGAAGTAGTGTTTGAAGATGAGGAAGGCCCTATTACTCAAGCAGACTTGCAAAGGTGGTTTGTTGATGATTGGGATAAAAGAGCTCCTGTAAAAGTCTCTAACGATGGTTGCACCAATGACTTTTTAATGGTTGGTCTTTCCACAAAGGACATGCCAGTGACCAAAGCCGATTCAATAGATGTTTTATGTGATTATATCATGGCAATAGAAGACGATACGACACTAGA GAGAACATGGGTGCGAAGTTTCAAtccttttaagatagaaatatctgTCAAAGACCTGCAAAACATATTAACGACAACTCAAGATATGATTCTAAGATGTTTTGATATGGCTGTTCGGCTGCTTGCCAATAAAGAGTCACGTAAACCGAAAGAAGAAATCATAAATAATAGAAAGCATTATATGGACATGCGTTTTTGG AGAATGGTTGGTTTTGGTAAACTtccaaagtaccatcaggatcctaCAACAGAAGAGTTGGCCAAAACATTAGATTGTTGGCCATCAATGAATTATTATATCACGGGTTGTagatat GTTCTCATGCCATGGAAATTCAATGGATGTCACGCCCTTTTCGTAATAGATCATGTTAAAAAGCATGTGACTTTTATCGATTTTACACCGACTCAAAATTGGTGTAAAcacatgccatacaagaggttcgcggaagcgattatcatggcctcaaaaaaatataagattgcttacaacaagaaacgttctggatgggcggaggatatctttaagtgggaacatacaattcagactggtgttccaattgacttaaGAGGGTATTTTCTTCGTACCACCTTCTCAGCAGTTTAA
- the LOC103650581 gene encoding uncharacterized protein — MYETVKHFDNLLHEKHVYKMHNVKFSLHPGEFNFRHLNGPMELCLDQQTIVEPYTVPIQMAPFPKQILLNLADIAELPNRTLVDIMAIVVHLDTIHRTMWGPFRKIVIMDARGYLHIIKVWGDLLNKNALRWALAKEDYGIIIGTMFRRFRRQECLESSDHTAIHFNPFHHNTHHFGPIQKALVALNNRQFAVTFLEEQRRR; from the exons ATGTATGAGACAGTCAAACATTTCGACAATTTGCTCCATGAAAAGCATGTTTACAAGATGCATAATGTAAAGTTCAGTCTTCATCCGGGTGAATTTAATTTTCGTCATCTAAATGGTCCCATGGAATTGTGTCTTGACCAACAAACTATCGTGGAGCCATACACTGTTCCAATTCAAATGGCGCCATTCCCAAAACAAATACTCTTGAACCTTGCTGATATTGCCGAGTTGCCAAACAGGACTTTAGTCG aTATTATGGCTATTGTAGTCCACTTGGATACAATTCATCGCACAATGTGGGGCCCTTTCAGAAAGATTGTTATAATGGATGCTAG AGGGTATTTACATATCATTAAAGTTTGGGGTGACCTACTAAACAAAAATGCACTCCGCTGGGCGTTGGCTAAGGAGGATTATGGCATAATAATTGGGACTATGTTTAGACGGTTCAGAAGACAAG AGTGCCTCGAGTCTTCGGATCATACCGCAATACACTTCAATCCGTTCCATCACAACACCCATCATTTTGGAC CAATTCAAAAAGCTTTGGTGGCGCTGAACAACCGTCAATTTGCTGTTACATTTCTTGAAGAACAAAGGCGTAGATAG